The Nostoc sp. 'Lobaria pulmonaria (5183) cyanobiont' genome window below encodes:
- a CDS encoding CHASE2 domain-containing serine/threonine-protein kinase, whose protein sequence is MAEEPTSTLTKNYVSTAKGLSSKPTKVTSTASARHSRWMVRLGHLLAGTWAIGGALLSASGGELVQLMENQVFSGFFQLRGPIVPPEDIVILAIDDQSISVPEQYYKTDPKQYAYLETLKSYPYKRAAYSQVITKLIEAGARAVALDVVFDTASSYGVTDDRQFQAVLQKYGNKVTLAAVYENSQTHQGSFTQLTDPQQMFRTGSVSIGSVNFPLEVDGKVHRLASEFPKFLGEDNLFTKKRLSFDEAALRAAQVNYPQPKGDRIYFWGPAGTFEQKPFWHVLDPQNWNTYLQQGKVFKDKIVLIGATDQLHNDYYPVAGSNSTEPMSGVEIHANAIATLMSGKAIASGIKSPPLQGLFVLMLVGSSALMISRRKRSINRFFYSLALSGAWGGISYGLFVYGQLIFPTSVPMIAIAMTGICYLATSVIRESIRKRQLVDIFQKYKTSPVVQEIISQQDDFQHLIQQRDLALSGKVLARRYKIVKVLGCGGFSETYIAEDTQRPGNPRCVVKQLKPANTKPEGLQLARRLFNSEAQTLEKLGRHAQIPQLLAYFEEDEEFYLVQEQIIGHPLNQELLAGRAIEEIAAIKIIRDLLQTLTFVHENHVIHRDIKPSNIIRRHSDGKLVLIDFGAVKEVGIKQLDRPESTPFTIGIGTQGYAPSEQCFGRPHYSSDIYAVGMVGIKALTGVAPRELDRDANGEIKWSDAYGGKLGTQVSHSLAQILSKMVLADFKQRYQSASEALKDLEALKALQALDDLVNSQHRHNIPQDDLLMNTLDDLGIPTKSYSEGQETSK, encoded by the coding sequence ATGGCAGAAGAACCTACATCTACCTTAACTAAAAACTATGTCTCTACTGCCAAAGGACTGTCAAGTAAACCAACAAAAGTGACTTCGACAGCATCTGCTCGCCACTCCCGGTGGATGGTTCGCTTAGGTCATCTACTGGCTGGTACTTGGGCAATTGGGGGCGCACTGTTGAGTGCTTCTGGTGGGGAATTGGTTCAATTGATGGAAAATCAGGTGTTTTCTGGCTTTTTTCAACTGCGCGGGCCGATTGTGCCTCCAGAAGACATTGTAATTTTAGCAATAGACGATCAGTCAATATCGGTTCCCGAACAGTACTATAAAACAGATCCGAAACAATATGCCTATTTAGAAACACTGAAATCTTATCCTTATAAACGGGCTGCATACTCCCAGGTAATCACAAAATTAATCGAAGCAGGTGCCCGCGCTGTAGCATTAGATGTAGTTTTTGATACAGCAAGCAGTTACGGAGTTACAGACGATCGCCAATTTCAGGCAGTATTGCAAAAATATGGTAATAAAGTTACCTTAGCAGCCGTCTACGAAAATTCCCAGACGCACCAAGGCTCTTTTACGCAACTAACAGACCCCCAACAAATGTTTCGTACAGGGTCAGTATCCATTGGCTCAGTTAATTTTCCTTTAGAAGTCGATGGAAAAGTTCATCGATTAGCGAGTGAGTTTCCCAAGTTCTTAGGTGAAGATAATTTATTTACCAAAAAGCGACTCTCTTTTGATGAAGCAGCTCTGAGGGCAGCACAAGTAAATTATCCTCAACCAAAAGGCGATCGCATTTATTTTTGGGGGCCTGCGGGAACATTTGAGCAAAAACCTTTTTGGCACGTACTCGACCCGCAAAACTGGAACACCTATTTGCAGCAAGGAAAGGTGTTCAAAGACAAGATCGTGCTGATTGGTGCAACAGATCAGTTACATAATGATTATTATCCAGTCGCTGGTAGTAATAGCACTGAACCGATGTCGGGCGTGGAAATTCACGCCAATGCGATCGCAACTTTGATGTCAGGGAAAGCGATCGCCTCAGGAATTAAGAGTCCACCATTGCAGGGTTTGTTTGTGCTAATGCTAGTGGGCAGTTCAGCCTTGATGATTAGCAGACGCAAGCGTAGCATCAATAGATTTTTCTATAGCCTCGCCTTGTCTGGCGCTTGGGGAGGAATTAGTTATGGGTTATTTGTCTATGGTCAGTTAATTTTTCCCACCAGTGTACCAATGATCGCGATCGCCATGACCGGAATTTGCTATTTGGCAACCTCAGTCATCAGGGAAAGTATCAGAAAACGCCAATTGGTAGACATTTTTCAGAAGTATAAAACTTCCCCCGTTGTCCAAGAGATTATCAGCCAACAAGATGACTTCCAACACCTAATCCAGCAACGAGATTTAGCCTTATCAGGGAAAGTTTTGGCTAGACGATACAAAATTGTCAAAGTTCTCGGTTGCGGTGGATTTAGTGAAACCTATATTGCCGAAGATACCCAACGTCCTGGAAATCCGCGATGTGTTGTCAAACAACTAAAACCAGCCAACACCAAACCAGAAGGATTGCAACTTGCCAGACGTTTATTTAACTCAGAGGCACAAACACTAGAAAAATTGGGAAGGCACGCTCAAATTCCTCAACTTTTGGCCTATTTTGAAGAAGACGAAGAATTTTATTTAGTGCAAGAACAGATAATTGGTCATCCTTTAAATCAAGAACTTTTAGCAGGTAGAGCAATTGAAGAAATTGCGGCGATCAAAATTATCAGGGACTTATTGCAAACATTAACATTTGTCCATGAAAACCACGTGATTCATCGGGATATTAAACCCAGTAATATCATCCGGCGACACTCAGACGGAAAACTGGTGTTGATTGATTTTGGAGCCGTCAAGGAAGTCGGTATCAAACAACTCGATCGTCCAGAGTCAACCCCTTTCACCATTGGTATTGGTACTCAGGGTTACGCACCAAGCGAACAATGTTTTGGGCGTCCGCACTACAGTAGTGATATCTATGCAGTTGGCATGGTTGGGATTAAAGCCTTGACTGGTGTAGCACCCCGTGAGCTAGATAGAGATGCTAATGGGGAGATTAAATGGAGCGATGCCTACGGCGGTAAACTAGGCACTCAGGTGAGCCACTCCCTAGCTCAGATTCTCAGTAAAATGGTACTGGCTGACTTCAAACAACGATATCAGTCTGCATCAGAAGCTCTTAAGGATCTTGAAGCTCTTAAAGCTCTTCAAGCTCTTGACGATTTGGTAAATTCCCAACACAGACACAATATCCCACAAGATGACTTATTAATGAATACTTTAGACGATTTAGGCATTCCTACAAAATCTTACTCAGAAGGACAAGAGACTTCCAAATAA
- a CDS encoding 2-isopropylmalate synthase, whose product MRNKTDRIIIFDTTLRDGEQCPGATLNIDEKLVIAKQLARLGVDVIEAGFAFASPGDFEAVKKIAEIVGTENGPIVCSLARAIKADIEAAAEALKPAVNARIHTFISTSDIHLEYQLRKSRAEVLAIAEEMVAYAKSFMIDIEFSPMDAARTDPEFLYQVLERAIAAGATTVNIPDTVGYTTPSEFGAIIKGIIENVPNIDQAIISVHGHNDLGLAVANFLEAVKNGARQLECTINGIGERAGNASLEELVMALHVRRQYFNPYLGRPENSQESLTNIDTRQIYKTSRLVSNLTGMLVQPNKAIVGANAFAHESGIHQDGVLKNKLTYEIMDAQLIGLTDNQIVLGKHSGRNAFRTRLKELGFELSDTELNKAFVRFKEVADKKKEISDWDLEAIVNDEIQQAPDLFRVELVQVSCGSNARPTATVTLRTPDGEELTDAAIGTGPVDAVYKAINRVVNVPNQLIEFSVQSVTAGIDAIGEVTIRLRYESKVFSGHAANTDIIVASAQAYVNALNRLYASLQTQKKPEEVSAQKV is encoded by the coding sequence ATGAGAAACAAAACAGATCGAATCATCATTTTTGATACAACATTGCGAGATGGAGAGCAGTGTCCGGGAGCGACTTTGAATATAGACGAAAAGCTAGTTATTGCCAAGCAATTAGCGCGTCTAGGTGTAGATGTAATTGAAGCAGGCTTTGCCTTTGCCAGTCCTGGAGATTTTGAAGCAGTCAAGAAGATTGCTGAAATTGTCGGGACAGAAAATGGCCCGATAGTTTGTAGTTTGGCAAGAGCGATTAAAGCAGATATTGAAGCGGCTGCTGAAGCATTAAAACCAGCAGTTAATGCCAGAATTCACACATTCATTTCGACTTCTGATATTCATTTAGAGTATCAATTGCGAAAGTCACGGGCAGAAGTGTTAGCGATCGCCGAAGAAATGGTAGCTTATGCCAAGTCCTTCATGATAGATATAGAATTTTCGCCGATGGATGCGGCCCGAACCGATCCAGAATTTTTGTACCAAGTATTAGAACGAGCGATCGCAGCCGGTGCAACAACAGTTAACATTCCCGATACTGTGGGTTACACAACCCCTAGCGAATTTGGAGCCATAATTAAAGGCATTATCGAAAATGTCCCCAACATCGACCAAGCGATTATTTCCGTACACGGTCATAATGATTTAGGCTTGGCAGTTGCTAACTTCTTAGAAGCCGTGAAAAATGGCGCACGGCAACTAGAATGTACCATCAATGGCATTGGCGAACGCGCCGGAAATGCATCACTAGAAGAATTGGTAATGGCGTTGCACGTGCGGCGGCAATATTTTAACCCTTATCTCGGCAGACCAGAAAATTCTCAAGAATCCCTGACAAATATCGACACCCGACAAATTTACAAAACCTCACGCTTAGTTTCCAATTTGACGGGAATGTTGGTACAACCAAATAAAGCGATCGTTGGGGCGAATGCCTTTGCCCATGAGTCTGGAATTCACCAAGATGGTGTGTTAAAGAACAAACTCACTTACGAAATTATGGATGCCCAATTGATTGGCTTAACAGACAATCAAATAGTTTTAGGCAAACATTCAGGTAGAAATGCTTTCCGTACTCGGTTGAAAGAATTGGGCTTTGAACTGTCGGATACTGAATTAAATAAAGCCTTCGTTAGATTCAAAGAAGTAGCAGATAAAAAGAAAGAAATTTCTGATTGGGATTTGGAAGCGATCGTTAACGATGAAATCCAACAAGCACCCGATTTGTTCCGGGTAGAGTTGGTGCAAGTTTCCTGTGGTAGCAACGCCCGTCCTACCGCGACAGTTACCCTGCGTACCCCAGACGGTGAAGAATTAACTGATGCTGCGATCGGTACTGGGCCAGTAGATGCAGTTTACAAAGCCATCAACCGGGTGGTGAATGTACCCAACCAGTTGATTGAGTTTTCTGTGCAGTCAGTAACAGCCGGTATTGATGCCATTGGAGAAGTGACGATTCGTTTACGTTATGAATCTAAAGTATTTTCTGGTCATGCAGCGAACACAGATATCATCGTGGCATCTGCGCAAGCTTATGTAAATGCGTTGAATAGGTTGTATGCATCTTTGCAAACTCAAAAAAAGCCAGAGGAAGTAAGTGCACAGAAAGTCTGA
- a CDS encoding LabA-like NYN domain-containing protein — protein MGSPMNRLSIFVDGNNMFYAQQKNGWFFDPRRVLEYFKHEQSETTLINAFWYTGLKDPQDQRGFRDALISLGYTVRTKILKEYYDDTSGRYSQKANLDIEIVVDMFNTVDQYDRVVLFSGDGDFERAIELLRSKNTHITVVSTEGMIARELRNATDRYIDLNDIRDQIEKTEG, from the coding sequence ATGGGTTCTCCAATGAATCGTCTATCTATTTTTGTAGATGGAAACAATATGTTCTATGCTCAACAAAAAAATGGTTGGTTTTTTGACCCGCGGCGAGTCTTAGAATACTTCAAACATGAGCAATCAGAAACAACATTAATTAATGCCTTCTGGTACACTGGCTTAAAAGATCCACAAGACCAGCGAGGTTTCAGAGACGCTCTAATTAGTCTAGGATATACAGTACGAACTAAAATTCTGAAAGAATATTATGATGATACGTCAGGTCGTTACTCGCAAAAAGCGAATTTAGATATTGAAATTGTTGTAGATATGTTTAATACAGTAGACCAGTATGACCGAGTAGTATTATTCAGTGGTGATGGAGATTTTGAAAGAGCAATCGAACTATTACGCTCAAAAAATACACATATTACGGTAGTATCAACAGAAGGAATGATTGCTAGAGAACTACGCAATGCTACTGATAGATATATAGATTTAAATGATATCAGAGATCAAATAGAGAAAACTGAAGGTTAG